Proteins co-encoded in one Malus sylvestris chromosome 9, drMalSylv7.2, whole genome shotgun sequence genomic window:
- the LOC126634029 gene encoding allene oxide cyclase, chloroplastic-like isoform X1, whose protein sequence is MACSSSSRPTKVQELNVYEINERDRSSPAYLSLSQKPVHALGDLVPFTNKIYTGDLQKRLGITAGICILIENKPEKKGDRYEAIYSFYFGNYGHVAVQGPYLTYEDTYLAVTGGSGIFEGVYGQVKLHQILFPFKILYTFYLKGIEDLPEELTNVKVVEPGPGVEPSPAAKACEAHATVSNFTN, encoded by the exons ATGGCCTGCTCAAGCTCTTCAAGACCCA CAAAAGTTCAAGAACTCAACGTGTACGAGATCAACGAGCGAGATCGTTCAAGCCCTGCGTATCTCAGTTTAAGCCAGAAACCTGTGCATGCCCTCGGAGACCTTGTGCCCTTCACTAACAAa ATATACACCGGAGATCTTCAGAAACGGTTGGGGATAACGGCGGGAATCTGCATTTTGATCGAAAACAAGCCGGAGAAGAAAGGAGATCGATACGAGGCAATTTACAGCTTCTATTTCGGGAACTACGGCCACGTGGCGGTTCAGGGGCCGTACTTGACTTACGAGGACACGTATCTGGCTGTGACTGGTGGGTCTGGGATTTTCGAAGGGGTGTACGGGCAGGTGAAGCTGCACCAGATTTTGTTCCCCTTCAAGATTTTGTACACATTTTATCTGAAGGGGATTGAGGATTTGCCTGAGGAGCTTACAAATGTGAAGGTTGTGGAGCCCGGCCCTGGTGTGGAGCCCAGCCCTGCTGCCAAGGCCTGTGAGGCCCATGCCACCGTGTCCAACTTCACCAACTGA
- the LOC126634029 gene encoding allene oxide cyclase, chloroplastic-like isoform X2: MFTDIHQPKVQELNVYEINERDRSSPAYLSLSQKPVHALGDLVPFTNKIYTGDLQKRLGITAGICILIENKPEKKGDRYEAIYSFYFGNYGHVAVQGPYLTYEDTYLAVTGGSGIFEGVYGQVKLHQILFPFKILYTFYLKGIEDLPEELTNVKVVEPGPGVEPSPAAKACEAHATVSNFTN, encoded by the exons ATGTTCACGGACATCCATCAAC CAAAAGTTCAAGAACTCAACGTGTACGAGATCAACGAGCGAGATCGTTCAAGCCCTGCGTATCTCAGTTTAAGCCAGAAACCTGTGCATGCCCTCGGAGACCTTGTGCCCTTCACTAACAAa ATATACACCGGAGATCTTCAGAAACGGTTGGGGATAACGGCGGGAATCTGCATTTTGATCGAAAACAAGCCGGAGAAGAAAGGAGATCGATACGAGGCAATTTACAGCTTCTATTTCGGGAACTACGGCCACGTGGCGGTTCAGGGGCCGTACTTGACTTACGAGGACACGTATCTGGCTGTGACTGGTGGGTCTGGGATTTTCGAAGGGGTGTACGGGCAGGTGAAGCTGCACCAGATTTTGTTCCCCTTCAAGATTTTGTACACATTTTATCTGAAGGGGATTGAGGATTTGCCTGAGGAGCTTACAAATGTGAAGGTTGTGGAGCCCGGCCCTGGTGTGGAGCCCAGCCCTGCTGCCAAGGCCTGTGAGGCCCATGCCACCGTGTCCAACTTCACCAACTGA